In Fusarium oxysporum Fo47 chromosome IX, complete sequence, the following proteins share a genomic window:
- a CDS encoding uncharacterized protein (expressed protein) yields MPKSYFATSSRDCSPDGPIALGSILVDPRDPEAPLSDRPISIDTETVQSHDQYDVQINLANIDRTSAGLFAKIFHSTGLVVSGSSSTRVQSSASIQRLQTLSFEPSDDYMKKSLSVPKVQQYLARYHMRKRVFVITGVKVAFGAKVKDTESHHGKVDASIGLDGDAIGVPLSAGPRANIHQGASQSVSFKESSPFILAYRLREIRYRKGIPTETKPYRNGALYELGQNMQEGPGMENDSTQYEEAIFMSIDDEDVTGEDLDYESISVPEYGVIVDKQGEDSKTGQEESCELIIIK; encoded by the coding sequence ATGCCCAAGTCCTATTTCGCAACCTCGAGTCGTGATTGTTCCCCGGATGGTCCTATTGCCTTGGGGAGCATTCTTGTCGACCCACGTGATCCCGAAGCGCCGCTCAGCGACAGACCCATTTCCATTGACACCGAGACAGTCCAGAGCCACGACCAGTACGACGTACAGATAAACTTAGCGAATATCGATCGAACGAGTGCTGGGCTCTTTGCCAAGATTTTCCACAGTACCGGACTTGTTGTGTCTGGAAGCAGCAGCACTCGCGTACAGTCCTCTGCGAGCATCCAGAGACTTCAGACATTGTCCTTTGAACCTTCTGATGACTACATGAAAAAGAGTCTATCTGTGCCCAAAGTGCAACAGTATCTTGCCCGCTATCATATGCGGAAGCGCGTCTTTGTCATCACTGGAGTCAAGGTCGCGTTCGGTGCAAAGGTCAAGGACACTGAGAGTCACCACGGGAAAGTCGATGCATCTATTGGGCTGGACGGTGATGCGATTGGTGTGCCTCTCAGCGCTGGCCCGCGTGCAAACATTCACCAAGGAGCATCACAATCAGTCTCATTCAAAGAATCGTCTCCCTTCATCCTTGCATATCGGCTAAGAGAGATCCGGTATAGAAAGGGAATTCCGACCGAAACCAAGCCGTACCGTAACGGTGCTTTATACGAGCTTGGACAGAATATGCAAGAAGGTCCAGGCATGGAGAACGACAGCACTCAATATGAGGAGGCTATTTTCATGTctattgatgatgaagacgtaACCGGGGAGGACTTGGATTATGAGTCAATTTCCGTGCCAGAATACGGAGTCATTGTTGATAAACAGGGAGAGGATAGCAAGACAGGTCAAGAAGAGAGTTGCGAGTTGATTATTATCAAATAG